The genomic window AGATGTAagatccaaaattttcgaaaaatattactATGAGTTAATTTCAACTTATatattcattaaaaattttatttttagaaattattttattaaaagtaattgaattagagattttacttaatcttataattattaaataattttctatattttataCAACTTAACAGTTataaaagaataagaattttatacgatttagttaaataattgagattttggaatttaatactttaatttttataaacaaaaaataaattatatttctaattttaaaattagaatatttgattaaaaactaattagtaaattgataattaagtagtatttttaaaataattttaaaagagcaaattagattttaattttttataatatactttaattttattaaaattgaccAAACCCCAATTTATccgaaatttttaattttacttttgtcCCAAATTATACCCTAATTCCTAAATTAATCCCCAAAAAGCCCTAACCCCTTCTAACCTAGCCACCGCCAATGTTTCCCTTCTCTGACCAATACACAGCAGCAGTTTTCCTTTCTTCCTAATTCAACCTAAGACACagcagcagtaaaaggaaaagagggAAAAGGGATAgcggagagaaagagagaaccgagggggaagaagagaagaggaaggttGCGCCGGCGCCACTGGCCATCGCCGCTTCGTTGTCGTCGTCCTCGCGAGCCGCCACCGCCGGCCTGGAGCCCGCCGCTCGTGTCTCGCCGCGGGACTTGGTGCTGTCACTGCCATCGCGTCGTTTGGAGAGGAAGAGTCATGCCTGAGAGAGGGAGAATCAGGAGGAGCGTCGCGCAGGAGGGAGGTGACGCCTTGTTGTCGCGGTACTTCCATGGCCACCGACGCGCCGCCGCACTTCATGGTAACCGCCGAAGCCTTCGTCACCACAGACACAGTCAACGCTGATTAGGGCAGAGGAGAGTGGAAAGCATGAGAGATACACGGAAGACAGAGGAGCAGAAACGCGACAAGGGGGAGAAGGGCGAGGTCTGCTCTCATGCCGTCCTGCTCCGCCACCGCTGCTGCCATCGATTAGATTGAATTTGTATGCTCTGCTTTATCACCGCTATGGTTTCCATATTCTGATTTTAATTCTAGTCCTTACTTTATCTTGAATCCCCAGGGTTGTAATTGCTTTTAATTCCTATCCAATTTGAATATTCTGTTTTGCTGCAACCATGGCCACTGCTGTGAGGACTAACATTATCGCTATATggctttttattttctgtttataacTTACTTCAATTTCTCTTGGTTTGCAGTCACTAAGAAAAATGAACCACCCAAATATTGTGAAGCTAAAGGAAGTTATTCAAGAAAGTGACATTCTGTACTTTGTTTTTGAGTACATGGTGGGTGGCCAGTTCTTCATTAGATGTGGTCTGCATCATCTTGTGCAAAGTCCAGTAATTGATGTTTCAATTTTTTGGGTGATTTTGGAATGCAACCTGTACCAACTTATGAAAGACAGGGAGAAGATGTTTTCTGAGGGTGAAGTTAGGAATTGGTGTTTTCAAGTTTTCCAAGGTCTTGCTTATATGCACCAGTGGGATACTTCCACCGTTATCTGAAGCCTGGTACGTTTATCATTGCATCCGAATCCTTTGTTAAATGTGCTATATGATAAAATAGAGAACATGCTTTTTGAGtatgttagcttttttttttttcaaacttctCAAGAATTACCTAGCTTTGTCTATCAATTATGAATCATTTAGGTTGACATTTTAATGAAGTTGTTATTGTGCAGCAAATGGAGATTTATACTATGGTCTATTCTGATTTTGGCCTAGCACGTGAGATCAGTTCACAACCACCCTACACTGAGTATGTCTCCACACGGTGGTAAGTGCTTTCAACTTTTGTATGTAATTTGTTCAGTTGTGTATTGTGCAGTTTATAAGTTGTACGCTGGCTTCTGTTAGGTATCGTGCTCCTGAAATGCTACTTCAATCTTATCTGTATAGCTCCAAAGTTGGTAAGTATATGCTTTAAACAGCGATAATGATCAAATTAATACTGTTTGGAGTAATGATAAGTACCATTTTATTTACTGAATTTTCTGTCACTCATTTAGACATGTGGGCAATGGGTGCTATAATGGCTAAACTGTTCTCTCTTCGTCCTCTTTTCCCTGGTGCCAGgtagtctctctctctctctctctctctcaaatacGATCTTCCGTCAAAGATCTTATGTCATTTTATCGATGTTAAGTGTCTGGTAATGTTTATCTTTTTTTGGTTCCTTATGTTGTGTTATGTGTTCTTGATTGGTAAtgtttatctaataatttttagtCCTGGTTTTTGTGAATCTACTTCAAGTTTCAAATGGCACTTTCAAACATGTGCTACTGGCCTACTGTACCAATTTCAATATGATAATGCCTGAAttcaaaaggaaaagaaagaaaatagaaaacaagTACTTTAGTAGCACAAAGAGTCAACTTTAAAAGTTTGACACATTGTAATTTGATCTTATATATTGATGGGTAAATTACATTAATTAGTAAGAATCTCTAATCCACAAATGTTTGTGTTTTGGCTGCTGGAATCAGATTATTTCGTGAACAGTATTGTATGACAAGAAGACTGGAACTAATTTGCTTCAATGGCCAGTGGAAGAAATAGAGAGCTTGAGACTTAGCAGTGATGAATTTAAGGAATTATTGGTTAAACCTGGCACAGTAGTGCCATTACACATTGGCGCTGCAACACAGGATTTTTAGTGCCATTACACATTGGCCCTGCAACACAGGATTTTTCCATAGTTATTGGTTGCATTGTTACAACTTGTATCTCACAGTAATCATGGTTTTACTTTACATTTTcctgatttttatttatttatttattttttgttgttcaGTTGGACATATTTTTTGGACCATTTGGCATTTTGGCTATTGCAAATGACCAACTTTCTGAACTAACACCAATTTATTTCTGTCTTTCAAATTATGGAAATGGAACCTCAACTACTACAACTATTACTACTTCTACTTCTACTTCCTTCTGTGTTGATGAAACTAGGTACTATTAACTAATGAATCATCATCATTCATATTTGTTTCTTCCTTTATTAGGAGAAAGTGACAAAATATATGAGTTGTTGGATAATAATGCAGGTCATCAAAGGCACCTGATGTATCAAAGCTAGTTTTCGAAAGCAAATTGCCTATTCTAAGTGATGAAAAACTATCATTGAAGGTATTGGTAAGTAGTGTCAATTAACCTATTTGGTCTCACGTGACTTGATTCACGAGATAATATTAAAATTGGATTATCAAAAATCACACATAAGTCGATATGGTTCATTAAACTGATTAAAGATTCAATACTTTCAATTTAGTTCTTGAAAGATATCACTATGTGTCAAGTTGGTAAGTTAACTTTACTACTATGTCACTAATGATCCCTGACATATGGAGACACCTGCACTCTTTTCTTTGATGGCATGTTAAGCATATCATCTAATTAACTTGTGGCAATG from Arachis ipaensis cultivar K30076 chromosome B09, Araip1.1, whole genome shotgun sequence includes these protein-coding regions:
- the LOC107619606 gene encoding cyclin-dependent kinase F-4-like isoform X4, with product MEIYTMVYSDFGLAREISSQPPYTEYVSTRWYRAPEMLLQSYLYSSKVDMWAMGAIMAKLFSLRPLFPGARSSKAPDVSKLVFESKLPILSDEKLSLKLSEAKK
- the LOC107619606 gene encoding cyclin-dependent kinase F-4-like isoform X3 → MEIYTMVYSDFGLAREISSQPPYTEYVSTRWYRAPEMLLQSYLYSSKVDMWAMGAIMAKLFSLRPLFPGARSSKAPDVSKLVFESKLPILSDEKLSLKVLLSEAKK
- the LOC107619606 gene encoding serine/threonine-protein kinase MAK-like isoform X1, translated to MEIYTMVYSDFGLAREISSQPPYTEYVSTRWYRAPEMLLQSYLYSSKVDMWAMGAIMAKLFSLRPLFPGARSSKAPDVSKLVFESKLPILSDEKLSLKVLLSEAKKRERAFTNRGRRNQLRSMGEAKNLLQYMFNSVADVRCSI
- the LOC107619606 gene encoding cyclin-dependent kinase F-4-like isoform X2 — translated: MEIYTMVYSDFGLAREISSQPPYTEYVSTRWYRAPEMLLQSYLYSSKVDMWAMGAIMAKLFSLRPLFPGARSSKAPDVSKLVFESKLPILSDEKLSLKLSEAKKRERAFTNRGRRNQLRSMGEAKNLLQYMFNSVADVRCSI